CGATCGGCGGCCTGACCACCCGCAAGGAGTACACCCGCCGGGATTAAACCCGGCCCGGCCGGCGACGCCCGACGCGGCGGCGGTTTCCAGTCCCGCTCCGGCCCTCTACACAGGCAGGCGGGATCTGGGGCGGCAAGACCATGAGCGGCGGGGCGGGAGCGGCGGAACGGGCGGGCGGCGTCGCCGAGGGAGCGGGGGGCGCGGCCGGCGACGGATCTGCCGTCGCCCGCAACGCCCGCGCCGCCCCCCGGGCCGCGCAGGAGCCGGTCCCGGCCCGCGCCGGCAACGACCCGGAGGCCGCCGACGCCTCCGGCGGCCTCGACCGCAGCCTGTTCCGCTACATCTGGCGGCACTCGAAGCGCGATCAGATCCTGATCTGTTGCGTCGTGCTCGCCTCGCTGCCGCTCTACTTCGCCTCCCTCGACCTGCCGCGGCGCATCGTCAACGAGGCGATCCAGGGCCACGCCTTCGAGAAGGGCAACGAGACCGCCAAGTTCCTGGTCCTGCGCCTGCAGATGCCGGACTGGTTCGGCCACGACGTCTCGCTGTTCGACGGCTTCGACGTCGACCGGTTCGAGCTCCTGTTCGGCCTGTCCTCGATGTTCCTGCTGCTGGTGCTGATCAACGGCGCCTTCAAGTACTGGATCAACGTGGCCAAGGGCGCGCTCGGCGAGCGCATGCTGCGGCGCCTGCGCTACCAGCTGTTCTCGCTGATCATGCGCTTCTCGCCGGACGCGCTGCGCCACACCAAGGCCTCCGAGGTCGCCACCATCATCCGCGACGAGGTCGAGCCGATCGGCGGCTTCATCGGCGACGCCTACATCCTGCCGGCCTTCCTCGGCACCCAGGCCGCCACCGCGATGGCGTTCATCCTGCTCCAGAACGTCTGGCTCGGGCTCCTCGCGGCCGGGGTGGTGGGGGTGCAGTTCGTGGTGATCCCGCGCCTGCGGCGCGAGCTCCTGCGCCTCGGGCGCCAGCGCCAGCTCGCCTCGCGCCGCCTCGCCGGCCGGGTCGGCGAGGTGGTGGACGGTATCGCGGCGGTGCATTCCAACGGGGCCGAGGCCTGGGAGCGGGCCGAGATCGGCCACCGCCTCGGCGGGCTGTTCGACCTGCGCCTGCGCATCTACCGGCGCAAGTTCATGGTCAAGTTCCTGAACAACCTGCTGGCGCAGATGACGCCGTTCCTGTTCTACTGCATCGGCGGCTACTTCGCCCTGAAGGGCCAGCTCAGCATCGGCCAGCTCGTCGCGGTGATCGCGGCCTATCGCGACCTGCCGCCGCCGCTCAAGGAGCTGATCGACTGGGACCAGCAGCGGCTCGACGTGCAGGTGAAGTACGAGCAGGTGCTGCAGCAATTCCTGCCCGAGCGCCTGCTGGGCCTCGACGCGCCCGGCCGCGACGACTCCTTGTGCGGGCACCTCGCCGCCGAGGGCGTCGGCGTCCAGGAGCCGCACGGGCCGGTGCTGGCCAACGTCTCGCTCGAACTGGCGCTCCCGGCCGTGGTCGGCATCGTCAGCGACGGCGGTCCCGCCGCCTCGACCTTCGCCCGGGTGCTGGCGCGGCGGGCGACGCCGACCTCCGGCCGGGTCACCCTCGAGGGCCACGACCTCGCGGAATGGTCGGGCGCCGCGCTCACCCGGCGCATCGCCTATGCGGGGGTCGACCCGATCCTGTTTCCGGGCTCCCTGCGGGACAACATCGTGTACGGCCTCAACCGCCGCCCGCCCGAATCCGCCGCCACGGACGCGAAGGCCCTCGCCGA
The sequence above is drawn from the Methylobacterium terrae genome and encodes:
- a CDS encoding ABC transporter transmembrane domain-containing protein, translated to MSGGAGAAERAGGVAEGAGGAAGDGSAVARNARAAPRAAQEPVPARAGNDPEAADASGGLDRSLFRYIWRHSKRDQILICCVVLASLPLYFASLDLPRRIVNEAIQGHAFEKGNETAKFLVLRLQMPDWFGHDVSLFDGFDVDRFELLFGLSSMFLLLVLINGAFKYWINVAKGALGERMLRRLRYQLFSLIMRFSPDALRHTKASEVATIIRDEVEPIGGFIGDAYILPAFLGTQAATAMAFILLQNVWLGLLAAGVVGVQFVVIPRLRRELLRLGRQRQLASRRLAGRVGEVVDGIAAVHSNGAEAWERAEIGHRLGGLFDLRLRIYRRKFMVKFLNNLLAQMTPFLFYCIGGYFALKGQLSIGQLVAVIAAYRDLPPPLKELIDWDQQRLDVQVKYEQVLQQFLPERLLGLDAPGRDDSLCGHLAAEGVGVQEPHGPVLANVSLELALPAVVGIVSDGGPAASTFARVLARRATPTSGRVTLEGHDLAEWSGAALTRRIAYAGVDPILFPGSLRDNIVYGLNRRPPESAATDAKALAEAHRTGNPVEPFPADWTDYAQAGVADASALDALILDWLTRIGMGEEVYRFGLLGQVDPERHPDLAAWLIEARTAFRERLAAEGHAHLVEPFDPARYNRQATVAENLLFGVPTTTALTGRALAEHAVVRLVLDRTGLADDLVTMGERIAATMLEIFRGLPSGHPLFEQFSFLSADELPEYEAILARRTATEASAERHGGGALNRIRRRWIGLGRYGSADATRLIALPLAYIEPRHRLGLIDDAFRERLVAARGELRTTLDEAGLGGVDFYDPDQVCAAAPLRDNLLFGRINQSVADAVETVTATGTALVQEMRLAPAITRVGLDHQVGPEGRFLSSGQRAVVSLVRALIRRPDLLVLDGALSPMGENRARTVLGLLLERFGRENSLVVVLPNDRVADRFEWVLRAAGTQVHGPERPARGEGAPAEGHESAPGGGESASGGETAETVGEASPEASPEASPGGEASPGETAAGAGVAGPAAAVSGRAGDETGPEPARVEQDVKA